The sequence below is a genomic window from Candidatus Limnocylindria bacterium.
CACGGACGCTCGCAGCGGCACGACGATCTCCACGAGCCTCGCGTCGTCCTCGGTCTCGCCAACTCCCGCGGCGCGGTGGAGCGCGAGCCCGGCATGCCCCGCGTAGAGCCCTTCGAGCAGACCGCGCGTCTCGCGCGAGAGGCAGGCCCACACGGTCGCGGCGTCACCGGCCGCGATCGCCTGTAGGAATGTCGAGGCATTCGTCTGTGTCGGATGGTCGAACTGCAGCTTGGGCTGCTTCATGCGTCGTCCTTGATGCGCAGCACGGCGAGGAAGGCCTCCTGGGGGATCTCGACCGATCCCACCATCTTCATGCGCTTTTTGCCTTCCTTCTGCTTCTCGAGCAGCTTCTTCTTGCGCGTGATGTCGCCGCCGTAGCACTTCGCGATCACGTCCTTACGCTTCGCGCTGACGTTCTCGCTGGCGATGATCTTTCCGCCGATCGCGGCCTGGATGCGCACGTCGAACATCTGCTTGGGGATGAGGCCGCGCAGCTTGTGGACGAGGAGACGACCGATGTGCTGCGCCTTGTCGCGGTGCACGATGACCGACAGCGCGTCGACCAGCGTTCCCGCGACGAGGATGTCGAGGCGCACGAGATCGGCGGCGCGGTACTCGGCGAATTCGTAATCGAGCGAGGCGTAGCCCTGCGAACGGCTCTTCAGCTGGTCGTAGAAGTCGACGATGACCTCGGACAGCGGCATGTCGTACTTCAACATCGCGCGCGTCGGGTCGACGTAGCTCATATCGAGGAGCGTCCCGCGCTTGCCCTGCGCCAGATCCATGATCGGCCCGACGTAATTGGTCGGCGTGATGAGCGTCGTCGTCATCCACGGCTCGCGGATCTCCTCGATCGTGCCCGGGTCGGGGAGCATCGCGGGGTTGTCGACCGCGACCTCGTCGCCCTTTTGCGTGATCACGCGGTACTCGACCGAGGGTGAGGTCGCGATGAGATCCATGTCGTACTCGCGCTCGAGACGCTGCTGGATGATCTCGAGGTGGAACAGACCCAGGAACCCGCAGCGAAAGCCGAACCCGAGCGCCTGTGACGTCTCGGCCTCGTAGATCAGCGACGCGTCGTTGAGCCGCAGCTTCTCGAGCGCGTCGCGCAGCGATGGGTAGTCCTCGGCGCGCTGCGGGTAGAACCCGGCGAAGACCATCGGCTTCGCGGGCCGGTACCCAGGGAGCGGCGCCGCGGCTGGTCGCGATGCGAGCGTGAGCGTGTCGCCGACGCGGCAGTCGGCGACGGCCTTCAGTCCGGTCGCGGCGTAGCCGACTTCGCCCGCGGCAAGACGCGTGATCGGGCGCGGCTCGGGCGCGAAGACGCCAAGCTCGAGCATCTCGCTCGCCTTCTGCGTCGCCATCGGCAGGATGCGGTCCTCGGCGCTGAGAAGGCCGTCGACGACACGCACGTGCGCGACCACTCCCTTGTAGGCGTCGTAGTGCGAATCGAAGATGAGCGCGCGCAGCGGTGCGGTCGCGTCGCCTTTTGGCGGCGGCACGCGCTCGACGACGGCGTGGAGCAGGTCGGCGACACCCTGACCGGTCTTGCCTGACGCGAGAAGGATCTCGTCGTCCCTGAAGCCGAGCGTCGTGCGCAGGTCTTCGCGGACGATGTCGAGGTCGATGCTCGGTAGGTCGATCTTGTTGATGACCGGGATCACTTCGAGGCCCTGCTCGATCGCGAGGTAGGCATTCGCGAGCGTCTGCGCCTCGATCCCCTGCGACGCGTCGACCAGGAGGAGCGCGCCCTCGCATGCGGCGAGCGAACGGCTCACTTCGTAGTTGAAGTCGACGTGGCCGGGGGTGTCGATGAGGTTCAGCTCGTAGATCTCGCCGTCGCGGCCGGTCCATGCCATGCGCACGGCGCGGGCCTTGATCGTGACGCCGTGCTCGCGCTCGAGCTCCATCGAGTCGAGCAGCTGGTCCCGCATCTGCCGCAGCGCGACCGTGCCGGTCAGCTCGATGAGGCGGTCGGACAGCGTCGTCTTGCCGTGATCGACGTGCGCGATCACACAGAAGTTACGGATACGCGATTGTGGGTCGGACATCGCCTCCAGAGTAGGGTGGCAGAATCCCGCTGTGCCCGAGGAGCGTCGCGTCGTGACCGTGGTCTTCGCCGACGTGACGGGATCGACCGCCATGGGCGAAGCCAGTGATGCGGAGGACGTCCGCGCCATCCTCGGCCGCTATTACGAGATCGCGCGCGAGGTCGTCGCCGAGCACGGAGGCACGCTGGAGAAGTTCATCGGCGACGCGGTCATGGCGGTGTTCGGGATCCCACAGGCTCACGGCGACGATGCCGACCGCGCGCTCGCCGCAACCCTGACACTGCGGCAGCGTGTGGCCGCAGACCCACTGACCTCCGCGCTGCGTCTTCGCATCGGCGTGAACACCGGCGAGGTGGTGGCCGCGCGCGAGACGGCCGGAGGCGACTTCCTCGTCACCGGCGACCCTGTGAACGCCGCCGCTCGCCTTCAGCAGCACGCGGAAGAGGGAGCGATCCTCGTCGGCGAGCGAACACGACGTGCGGTGGCCGGCGCATTCCGTTTCGGCGACGAGCAACGTGTCAGCGCGAAAGGGAAAGCCACGCCGCTCGTCGCCGCGACCCTGCTCGAGCAGCTCCAGGGACGGCGCACGCAGCGCGCGCCGTTCCTCGGCCGGGAAACTGACCTCGCGCAGCTGGACCTCGTCGCTCGCCGCGCCTTCATCGAGCGCCGGCCCCAGCTGGTCATGATCACGGCCCCGGCCGGCACCGGTAAGTCACGCTTGGTCGAGGAGTTCGCTGCACGCGTGGGCGATGAAGTCAACGTCGCAACGGCGCAGTGCCTGCCCTACGGCGCCGCCGTGACGTTCCTGCCCCTGCGCGGTCTGCTCCGCGGGCTCCTCCGCATCCCGAGCGACGAGGGGCTGTTCGAGGCACTGCGGGCGGCATTCGCAGCTGCGGGCCATAACGACGAGGACGCGCAGCGCCTCTGCTCGATCATCGGCGCCACGCTCGGCGATGCGCAAGAGACGGAGCGCCGCGATCGCGACGAGATCTTCGCCGCGTGGCGGCTGCTCATCGAGGTGCTCGCGGCGCGTGGCTCGCTGGTCGTCGTCTTCGAGGATCTCCACTGGGCAAGTGACACGCTCCTCGACCTTGTCGAGCACGTGACGACGTCGCACACCGCGACACCACTCGTGATGGTCGCGCTCGCGCGACCGGAGCTCCACGACCGTAGGCCGAAATGGGGCGGTGGACGGCGGAACTTCACGTCTCTTGCGCTCGAGCCGCTAAGCACGGACGAGGCCCGCCGGCTCGTGGGTGTGCTGACCGAGACGGTTCCGGGGCGGATCGCCGACCGGATCGTCGATCGCGCGGGTGGCAACCCGTTCTTCGTTGGCGAGCTCGTACGCGCGTACGAGGATCACCGGCGCGCTGGTACGCAGGACGACGCCATCGTGCTGCCCGATACCGTCCACGCGACCGTGCTCGCCCGCATCGACGACCTGCCGGCCTCCGAGCGTTCCGTCCTTGAATACGCCGCGGTCGTCGGGCGCACAGCGCGAGCCTCGGCTGTCGGAACGCTTCTTCCCGAACTCGAGCCGCGCCAGATCGCTGACGCGCTCGAAGCCCTGGCGGAGCGCGACCTCATAACGCCGCAGGGCGCGGACGCCTACACCTTCCGCCACATCGTGATCCGAGAAGTCGCCTATGCCACGCTGCCGCGGGCCGATCGTGTGCGCGCACACCTGAGGCTTGCGCGCTGGCTCGAGGAGGATGCACCGGCGCACGGTAACGAGCTCGTCGAGCTCACCGCGTATCACTACCGGCAGGCGATCGCACTCTCGCCGGGCGGGCGCGTTCCCGAGGGACTCCCAGTCCCGACCGTTGTCCGCGCCCTCGAGCGGGCGGCACAGGTCGCCTCGAGCGGTGGCGCGTTCCGAGAGGCACGGGAGCAGCTGCGAGAGGCGATCCGGCTCGCGCCGGCTGAGGAGCATCTGCGTCTCTCCGAGCTGGTCGGCGACCTCGTTCGTTTCAGCGACTCCGCGGTCGACGGGTATGCCGAAGCGTTCGATCTGTGGCGGGCGAGTCCCGGCGGCGACCCTCAGGTGGGCGCGCGCCTGATGGTCAAGCGGATGAACGTGCTGGGTCGCTGGTCGGGCTCGCTGTCGCGTCCGGTCGACGGGGATGAGTTCGACAAGATGGCGGCCGTTGCGCGGCAGCTGCTCGATAGCGCTCCCAACGAGGTGCTCGAGGCGCAGCTCGCGTGCGCTCGTGCGTTTCAGTCACGCGCGGGTCTGACGGAGTCCACCGTCCTTGCTGATCTCGTGCGCGATGTTGAGTCAGCGCGGCGGCTCTACGCGGAGCGTGGTGACGCGGAGGCGGAGAGCGAAGCGCTCGACGCGCTCGGCGCGATCTACCGGAGCGGCTACGGCGACTATGAACGCGCCCTTGGCTGCGCGCGCCAGCGGATCGCCAACGCGCCGCGACTCGGTCTCCTCGAGCGCTCCGACGCGTGGAGTGTTGCGTTGTGGGACCTGACACTCCTCGGTCGCTACCGCGAAGCCATCGCGACCTACCAGGAGGCGCGAGGCGCGCTCCGCGCGGGCGAACCCGAGTACATCCTGGCGCACGCCACGACCTGGGCAACGTACTGCGCCATGTTGTGCGGCCGATGGGATGACGTGCAGAGCTTCGCCGACGCGGTGATCGCTATGCGCGAGCAGGGCCCCGACGGGATCGGTCGGTTCACGGCACCGGCGTTGATCGCGGCGACACGCGTGGCGGCGGCGCGCCTCGACGCGACCCGGCTCGCCCGGTACCGCAGCGTGTTCACCGCGGTGGCCGATGTCGGACGGCTGAAGCCCCCGACGCGGCTGCTCTGGGAGGCGTTCATCGCATCAGACGCCAAGATGGCCCGCGAGTACCTGCTGCAGCCGACCGGTCAGCGCGATCGCAAGGCCGAGCTCATCGCGATGATCCTCTTCGAAGTCGGCGAGCGGATCCCAGACAGCGAGCTCGACGAGATCGCCCGTCAGGGCGTGCGCGATCCCGCCGTGATGACGCTGCGCATCCAGGCCGCTCGCGCGCTGAACCGCGGCGCTCCCGAGCTGCGAGACGTCATCGCCGCGATGGACCAAGGAGATCTCGTGTCTGACGCGGCACGTGCCGCCGCGCTGCTCGCGATCCGCACCGGCGCAGCCGCTGATCGGACCGATGCGGAGCGACGCCTTCGCGCGCTCGGCGATCTCCTCTATCTGCAGCGGATCGCGGAGGAGCTCCCCGCCCCGTAGCCGTGCGTCATCCCCCGCCAGTCGCGCCCTGCACGTCGCGCCGCTCGAAGAGCCAGAACGCGGTGCCGCACAGCACGACCGTGTACGCGGCGAGCACGATGATCGCGTGCGTCTGGTCCGGCAGCACGGTGCCGGGGAAACCGCCGGCGCCGCCGGTCCACCCTGAGATGTTCCGGACGAGGAGGTAGTCGGCGACGTTCTGGAACCAGCTGAAGAAGTTCGTCAGCAGCGCAACGATGAGCTGCTCAGCGAAGTAGTAACCGAGTCCGATCGCCATGCCGGCGGCGGACGAACGCGCCAGGACCGTGACGAACGCCGTCAGCGCGATGTACGGAAGGATCGAGACCCATGCCTTCCAGAGCGCGATGCCCGCGTCCGACCACGTCGCGGCGGCGCCTGCGGCGTCTGGTGCCGCACCGGCGATATTCCCCGCGATCGTGCTGCTGAGCGCGATGCTCGCGACCGCAACGAGAAGCCCGAGCGCGGTGAGCGTCGCGAGCGTCAGAAACTTCGCGGTCAGATACGGCCATCGTCCGGTGCCCTGCGTCAACACGGAGCGCAGCGTGCCCGCGCCGTAGTCGATCCCGATCGCGGACGCTGTGAGGATCGCCATCAGGATGAGTCCGAGGGTCTGCACCGTGCCGAGCGCGTTGGGGATGCTGCCGGGCAGCGTGAAGTTGCCGTACGCGCGCGACATCCGCGCCGGCAGCGTCGGCGCTTGCGCGCGGCACTGCGCCGTGAGACCGGCCGTCACCTGCGCGTCGAGGTCCGCCGGCTGTCGCGCAACATCGCCCGACAGGAGGTCATTGCAACGGACGGTCCTGGGCACACGGCCCTGCTGCTGCTGTAGCGTGGCCGGCACGGTCAACTCGCCGCCGGTGTCGCGGAGATTCTGGTACGAGAAGAAGCTTCCCCACACCGCGAGCTGCGCGAAGAGAAGCGCGAACACGAGAAGGATCCACATCATCCAGCGCCGCCGGAGCTTGAACCACTCCCAGATCGCGAGGTTCCCGATGTTGGCGATCACGAGCGCTGCCTCCCAGTCGTCGGGTCGGTCTCGGTGATCTCCATGAAGAACTCCTCGAGCGTGCGGTGCAGCGGGACAAGCTCGTTCACATAGATGTGCCGGTCGGCCAGCGCGCGCGAGACCTCCCACGAGCGTGCCTGCGGGGCGGTGACCACGAGGCCACCGTCCTGTGTTGCGACCTCCTCGACCCACGGGAGTCCTTTCAGGACGGTCTGGGCGCCCGCATCGTCCGTCGTGCGGAGGCGCAGTGAATCGTGTTCGCGCAGCAGCTCCTTGATCGTGCCCTGCGCGATGAGCTTTCCGCGCGACAGGACCGCGACGTTGTCACAGACGAGCTCGGTCTCCGCAAGCATGTGGCTGGACAGCACGACGGTGCGCCCGCCGGTCCCGAGCTCGCGGATCAGCTCGCGGACCTCCACCACACCCGCTGGATCGAGACCGTTCGTGGGCTCGTCGAGGAAGACCAGCTCAGGGTCGCCGAGGAGCGCGCACGCGATCCCGAGCCGCTGCTTCATGCCGAGCGAATAGGTCGCGAACTTGCTGTCCGCGCGCTTACCGAGATCGACGAGCGTGAGGAGCCGATCGATGTCCGCCGGCGTGCCGCGCTGGCCGATGCCCTGGAAATAGCGGAGGTTCGCGCGACCGGAGAGGTATGGATAGAAGGTCGGTGACTCGACCATCGCGCCGACGAGCTTGAGCGTCGCGGGATGGCGTGCCGGGTCGCCAAAGATCTGCGCGCTGCCGGACGTCGGATGAACCAGGCCCAGCAGCATGCCCATCGTCGTCGTCTTGCCCGACCCGTTCGGACCGAGAAATCCGAACACGCCGCCGCGCGGCACTCGCAGTGAGAGCGCATCGACCGCGACCACGTCGCCGTATCGCTTGGTGAGGCGATCGGTCTCGACTACGAACTCTTGCGCGACCGTCACACCGCGACCGCCTCGGTCCCGACGTTCTCGGCGAACTGGCTGTAGTGCAGGTCGTGATAGAAACCGCGCTGCTCGAGCAGCTCTTCGTGGCTTCCCTGCTCGACGATGCGCCCCTGGTCCATGACGACAAT
It includes:
- the lepA gene encoding translation elongation factor 4, whose protein sequence is MSDPQSRIRNFCVIAHVDHGKTTLSDRLIELTGTVALRQMRDQLLDSMELEREHGVTIKARAVRMAWTGRDGEIYELNLIDTPGHVDFNYEVSRSLAACEGALLLVDASQGIEAQTLANAYLAIEQGLEVIPVINKIDLPSIDLDIVREDLRTTLGFRDDEILLASGKTGQGVADLLHAVVERVPPPKGDATAPLRALIFDSHYDAYKGVVAHVRVVDGLLSAEDRILPMATQKASEMLELGVFAPEPRPITRLAAGEVGYAATGLKAVADCRVGDTLTLASRPAAAPLPGYRPAKPMVFAGFYPQRAEDYPSLRDALEKLRLNDASLIYEAETSQALGFGFRCGFLGLFHLEIIQQRLEREYDMDLIATSPSVEYRVITQKGDEVAVDNPAMLPDPGTIEEIREPWMTTTLITPTNYVGPIMDLAQGKRGTLLDMSYVDPTRAMLKYDMPLSEVIVDFYDQLKSRSQGYASLDYEFAEYRAADLVRLDILVAGTLVDALSVIVHRDKAQHIGRLLVHKLRGLIPKQMFDVRIQAAIGGKIIASENVSAKRKDVIAKCYGGDITRKKKLLEKQKEGKKRMKMVGSVEIPQEAFLAVLRIKDDA
- a CDS encoding adenylate/guanylate cyclase domain-containing protein, which gives rise to MPEERRVVTVVFADVTGSTAMGEASDAEDVRAILGRYYEIAREVVAEHGGTLEKFIGDAVMAVFGIPQAHGDDADRALAATLTLRQRVAADPLTSALRLRIGVNTGEVVAARETAGGDFLVTGDPVNAAARLQQHAEEGAILVGERTRRAVAGAFRFGDEQRVSAKGKATPLVAATLLEQLQGRRTQRAPFLGRETDLAQLDLVARRAFIERRPQLVMITAPAGTGKSRLVEEFAARVGDEVNVATAQCLPYGAAVTFLPLRGLLRGLLRIPSDEGLFEALRAAFAAAGHNDEDAQRLCSIIGATLGDAQETERRDRDEIFAAWRLLIEVLAARGSLVVVFEDLHWASDTLLDLVEHVTTSHTATPLVMVALARPELHDRRPKWGGGRRNFTSLALEPLSTDEARRLVGVLTETVPGRIADRIVDRAGGNPFFVGELVRAYEDHRRAGTQDDAIVLPDTVHATVLARIDDLPASERSVLEYAAVVGRTARASAVGTLLPELEPRQIADALEALAERDLITPQGADAYTFRHIVIREVAYATLPRADRVRAHLRLARWLEEDAPAHGNELVELTAYHYRQAIALSPGGRVPEGLPVPTVVRALERAAQVASSGGAFREAREQLREAIRLAPAEEHLRLSELVGDLVRFSDSAVDGYAEAFDLWRASPGGDPQVGARLMVKRMNVLGRWSGSLSRPVDGDEFDKMAAVARQLLDSAPNEVLEAQLACARAFQSRAGLTESTVLADLVRDVESARRLYAERGDAEAESEALDALGAIYRSGYGDYERALGCARQRIANAPRLGLLERSDAWSVALWDLTLLGRYREAIATYQEARGALRAGEPEYILAHATTWATYCAMLCGRWDDVQSFADAVIAMREQGPDGIGRFTAPALIAATRVAAARLDATRLARYRSVFTAVADVGRLKPPTRLLWEAFIASDAKMAREYLLQPTGQRDRKAELIAMILFEVGERIPDSELDEIARQGVRDPAVMTLRIQAARALNRGAPELRDVIAAMDQGDLVSDAARAAALLAIRTGAAADRTDAERRLRALGDLLYLQRIAEELPAP
- a CDS encoding ABC transporter permease subunit — translated: MIANIGNLAIWEWFKLRRRWMMWILLVFALLFAQLAVWGSFFSYQNLRDTGGELTVPATLQQQQGRVPRTVRCNDLLSGDVARQPADLDAQVTAGLTAQCRAQAPTLPARMSRAYGNFTLPGSIPNALGTVQTLGLILMAILTASAIGIDYGAGTLRSVLTQGTGRWPYLTAKFLTLATLTALGLLVAVASIALSSTIAGNIAGAAPDAAGAAATWSDAGIALWKAWVSILPYIALTAFVTVLARSSAAGMAIGLGYYFAEQLIVALLTNFFSWFQNVADYLLVRNISGWTGGAGGFPGTVLPDQTHAIIVLAAYTVVLCGTAFWLFERRDVQGATGGG
- a CDS encoding ABC transporter ATP-binding protein, which produces MTVAQEFVVETDRLTKRYGDVVAVDALSLRVPRGGVFGFLGPNGSGKTTTMGMLLGLVHPTSGSAQIFGDPARHPATLKLVGAMVESPTFYPYLSGRANLRYFQGIGQRGTPADIDRLLTLVDLGKRADSKFATYSLGMKQRLGIACALLGDPELVFLDEPTNGLDPAGVVEVRELIRELGTGGRTVVLSSHMLAETELVCDNVAVLSRGKLIAQGTIKELLREHDSLRLRTTDDAGAQTVLKGLPWVEEVATQDGGLVVTAPQARSWEVSRALADRHIYVNELVPLHRTLEEFFMEITETDPTTGRQRS